Proteins co-encoded in one Prunus persica cultivar Lovell chromosome G6, Prunus_persica_NCBIv2, whole genome shotgun sequence genomic window:
- the LOC18774770 gene encoding mediator of RNA polymerase II transcription subunit 7a: MATTTYPPPPPYYKLYKDYLQDPKSAPELPPEGTYICYGGNYTTDDILPSLEDQGVRQLYPKGPNLDFKKELRSLNRELQLHILELADILVERPSQYARSVEDISLIFKNLHDLLNSLRPHQARATLIHILELQIQRRKQAVKDIKRRREEAQRLLKDYIGTLEDTGASFVLK, encoded by the exons ATGGCTACAACGACatatccaccaccaccaccgtaTTATAAGCTCTACAAAGATTACTTGCAAGATCCCAAATCAGCTCCGGAGCTGCCCCCTGAAGGGACATACATTTGCTATGGTGGCAATTACACA acTGATGACATTCTTCCGAGCTTGGAAGATCAGGGAGTGCGTCAACTGTATCCAAAAGGCCCAAAC TTAGATTTTAAGAAGGAACTGAGGTCACTTAACAGAGAATTGCAGCTGCACATTTTGGAGCTGGCTGATATTCTTGTAGAGAGACCATCACAGTACGCGAGGAGTGTGGAAGATATATCTCTTATCTTCAAGAACTTGCATGATCTTCTCAACTCATTGCGTCCCCATCAA GCTAGGGCAACGTTAATTCACATTCTAGAACTTCAGATACAACGTCGTAAACAAGCTGTGAAGGATATAAAGAG GAGGAGAGAAGAAGCACAGAGACTTCTCAAGGACTATATTGGAACGTTGGAGGACACCGGCGCATCTTTTGTGCTAAAGTAA